The following proteins are co-located in the Motilibacter rhizosphaerae genome:
- a CDS encoding SIS domain-containing protein, whose amino-acid sequence MTGTLVADDALLDDPSALAAADHGGMLLACASAGAQVRAALRTSAEAGLAAVAAEGRPRSLVVAGVGGSGTAGSVLAAATGTRCPVPVVGVRDVVLPGWVGPLDLVVAVSCSGRTEETLLVVEEAARRGCRLVTVGAAGSPLHRYGEQARARHVPVDAGGRLPRANLWALSVPLLVLADALGLATVPEADLLATADALDATATALAPSVPLGENPAKDLALALAGRLPLVWGASSVASAAAYRLVGQLAENAKLPAVLGDVPEVGHNQVVAFDGPYAGGAVDDVFRDPFDDPAGISLRPVLLRADDEHPRVAVRAGALQAVAEQRGIATTVLRATGASPVQQLASLVALGDFASTYLALATGVDPTPIPAIDELKARTALDAR is encoded by the coding sequence GTGACCGGCACGCTCGTCGCCGACGACGCGCTGCTCGACGACCCCTCCGCGCTCGCCGCGGCGGACCACGGCGGGATGCTGCTGGCCTGCGCCTCGGCCGGGGCGCAGGTCCGCGCGGCGCTCCGCACCAGCGCAGAGGCCGGGCTCGCCGCGGTCGCGGCGGAGGGCCGCCCGCGCAGCCTCGTCGTCGCCGGCGTGGGCGGGTCCGGGACGGCGGGGTCCGTGCTCGCGGCCGCCACCGGCACGCGCTGCCCCGTCCCCGTCGTGGGCGTGCGCGACGTCGTGCTCCCCGGCTGGGTCGGGCCGCTCGACCTCGTGGTGGCCGTCTCGTGCAGCGGGCGCACCGAGGAGACCCTGCTGGTCGTGGAGGAGGCCGCCCGGCGGGGCTGCCGGCTCGTGACCGTCGGCGCCGCCGGCTCGCCGCTGCACCGCTACGGCGAGCAGGCCCGCGCCCGCCACGTCCCGGTCGACGCCGGTGGGCGGCTGCCCCGGGCCAACCTGTGGGCGCTGTCGGTCCCGCTGCTGGTGCTGGCCGACGCGCTCGGGCTCGCGACGGTCCCCGAGGCCGACCTGCTCGCCACGGCCGACGCGCTGGACGCCACCGCCACGGCGCTCGCGCCGTCGGTGCCGCTGGGGGAGAACCCGGCCAAGGACCTCGCGCTCGCGCTGGCCGGCCGGCTGCCGCTGGTCTGGGGCGCGTCGAGCGTGGCGTCCGCCGCCGCGTACCGGCTGGTCGGGCAGCTGGCCGAGAACGCGAAGCTGCCGGCCGTCCTCGGCGACGTGCCGGAGGTCGGCCACAACCAGGTCGTCGCCTTCGACGGCCCGTACGCCGGCGGCGCGGTCGACGACGTCTTCCGCGACCCCTTCGACGACCCGGCCGGGATCTCCCTGCGCCCCGTCCTCCTCCGCGCCGACGACGAGCACCCGCGGGTCGCGGTGCGCGCCGGCGCGCTGCAGGCCGTCGCCGAGCAGCGCGGGATCGCCACGACCGTCCTGCGCGCGACCGGCGCGAGCCCGGTCCAGCAGCTCGCCTCGCTCGTCGCCCTCGGGGACTTCGCCAGCACGTACCTCGCGCTCGCGACGGGCGTCGACCCGACCCCGATCCCGGCGATCGACGAGCTCAAGGCGCGCACCGCCCTGGACGCGCGGTGA
- a CDS encoding Trm112 family protein produces the protein MTAGPLGVAPWVLEILACPQDTAPLRADEAAGELVCTRCGLAYPVRDGIPVLLLDEARRP, from the coding sequence GTGACGGCGGGCCCGCTCGGCGTGGCGCCCTGGGTCCTCGAGATCCTCGCCTGCCCCCAGGACACCGCGCCGCTGCGGGCCGACGAGGCCGCCGGTGAGCTCGTCTGCACGCGCTGCGGGCTCGCCTACCCCGTCCGCGACGGCATCCCCGTCCTGCTCCTCGACGAGGCGCGCCGGCCGTGA
- a CDS encoding phosphomannomutase/phosphoglucomutase, with protein sequence MADLSQIIKAYDVRGLVGEQMTEDLARAVGVAFVQVVCAETGADAIVVGKDMRPSSPSLSRAFSEGVASQGVSVTDIGLASTDQLYFASGSLDRPGAMFTASHNPAAYNGIKLCRPGAAPVGQDTGLRRVSELTSQYLDEGLPPAVATPGTIEERDLLQDYAAYMHQLVPLAAARPLKVVVDAGNGMAGHTVPVVFGSLPFEVVPLYFELDGNFPNHEANPLEPANVADLQKAVLEHGADIGLAFDGDADRCFVVDERGEIVSPSAITGLVAVRELRREPGAAVIHNLITSRAVPEIITEHGGRPVRSRVGHSFIKGDMAEHGAIFGGEHSGHFYFRDFWKADSGMLAALHTLAALAEAPAGTPLSGLLSAYTRYVASGEINSRVADPRERSAAVEEAFGSRDGVVVDHLDGLTVTHPDWWFNLRPSNTEPFLRLNAEAADVPAMEALRDEVLAIVRAQS encoded by the coding sequence ATGGCGGACCTCTCCCAGATCATCAAGGCCTACGACGTCCGCGGACTCGTGGGCGAGCAGATGACCGAAGACCTGGCCCGCGCCGTGGGTGTGGCCTTCGTCCAGGTCGTGTGCGCCGAGACCGGCGCCGACGCGATCGTGGTCGGCAAGGACATGCGCCCCTCCTCGCCCTCGCTGTCGCGGGCCTTCTCCGAAGGGGTCGCCAGCCAGGGCGTGTCGGTCACGGACATCGGTCTCGCGTCGACGGACCAGCTCTACTTCGCGTCGGGCTCCCTCGACCGGCCCGGCGCGATGTTCACCGCGTCGCACAACCCGGCGGCCTACAACGGCATCAAGCTCTGCCGCCCGGGCGCCGCGCCCGTGGGGCAGGACACCGGGCTGCGCCGCGTCTCCGAGCTGACCAGCCAGTACCTCGACGAGGGCCTCCCGCCCGCCGTCGCGACCCCCGGGACCATCGAGGAGCGCGACCTCCTCCAGGACTACGCGGCCTACATGCACCAGCTCGTGCCGCTCGCGGCCGCGCGCCCGCTCAAGGTCGTCGTCGACGCCGGCAACGGCATGGCCGGCCACACCGTGCCGGTGGTGTTCGGCTCGCTGCCCTTCGAGGTCGTCCCGCTCTACTTCGAGCTCGACGGCAACTTCCCCAACCACGAGGCCAACCCCCTCGAGCCGGCCAACGTCGCCGACCTGCAGAAGGCCGTGCTCGAGCACGGCGCCGACATCGGCCTCGCCTTCGACGGCGACGCCGACCGCTGCTTCGTCGTCGACGAGCGCGGCGAGATCGTCTCGCCCTCGGCCATCACGGGGCTGGTCGCGGTGCGCGAGCTGCGCCGCGAGCCGGGCGCGGCCGTGATCCACAACCTCATCACCTCGCGCGCCGTCCCCGAGATCATCACCGAGCACGGCGGGCGCCCCGTGCGCTCGCGCGTCGGCCACTCGTTCATCAAGGGCGACATGGCCGAGCACGGCGCGATCTTCGGCGGCGAGCACTCCGGCCACTTCTACTTCCGGGACTTCTGGAAGGCCGACTCCGGCATGCTCGCGGCGCTGCACACGCTCGCCGCGCTCGCCGAGGCGCCGGCGGGGACGCCGCTCAGCGGGCTGCTCTCCGCGTACACCCGCTACGTCGCGTCGGGCGAGATCAACAGCCGCGTGGCCGACCCGCGGGAGCGCAGCGCGGCGGTCGAGGAGGCCTTCGGCAGCCGCGACGGCGTCGTCGTCGACCACCTCGACGGGCTGACCGTCACGCACCCCGACTGGTGGTTCAACCTGCGGCCCTCCAACACCGAGCCGTTCCTCCGGCTCAACGCCGAGGCGGCCGACGTCCCCGCGATGGAGGCGCTGCGCGACGAGGTGCTCGCGATCGTGCGGGCGCAGTCGTGA
- a CDS encoding DUF3499 domain-containing protein, protein MSPMRRCTRTACGRPAVATLTYVYADSTAVLGPLATYAEPHCYDLCAEHAERLTAPRGWEVVRLALGTAAPQPSVDDLEALADAVREAARPAADGVAPTPVGPGRRGHLRVLPPPER, encoded by the coding sequence GTGAGCCCGATGCGCCGCTGCACCCGCACCGCGTGCGGGCGGCCTGCCGTCGCGACGCTGACCTACGTCTACGCCGACTCCACGGCCGTCCTGGGCCCGCTCGCGACCTACGCCGAGCCGCACTGCTACGACCTGTGCGCCGAGCACGCGGAGCGGCTGACCGCGCCGCGCGGCTGGGAGGTCGTGCGGCTGGCGCTCGGGACCGCGGCCCCGCAGCCCTCCGTCGACGACCTCGAGGCGCTGGCCGACGCCGTGCGCGAGGCCGCTCGCCCCGCGGCCGACGGCGTCGCCCCCACCCCCGTCGGGCCCGGCCGCAGGGGCCACCTGCGCGTCCTGCCGCCGCCGGAGCGCTGA
- a CDS encoding metallopeptidase family protein yields MPPLPRRRRRDRHGRGLRGPLSPPGTPLARTRAQVFDDLVLDAVESLEQRWADQLRGLEVAVEDVPPTDAPSPGPDPVPLGRAFPATPGLAPRIVIYRRPVETRAVGPDDLADLVQDVVTEQVAELLGLPPESVDPDYDLRDDD; encoded by the coding sequence ATGCCCCCGCTGCCCCGCCGACGCCGGCGCGACCGGCACGGGCGCGGGCTGCGCGGCCCCCTCAGCCCGCCCGGGACGCCGCTCGCGCGGACCCGCGCGCAGGTCTTCGACGACCTCGTCCTCGACGCAGTGGAGAGCCTGGAGCAGCGCTGGGCCGACCAGCTGCGCGGGCTCGAGGTGGCGGTCGAGGACGTGCCGCCGACCGACGCGCCGAGCCCCGGGCCGGACCCCGTCCCGCTCGGGCGCGCCTTCCCGGCGACGCCCGGGCTGGCGCCGCGCATCGTGATCTACCGCCGGCCGGTCGAGACGCGGGCGGTCGGCCCGGACGACCTCGCCGACCTCGTGCAGGACGTCGTCACCGAGCAAGTGGCCGAGCTGCTCGGCCTGCCGCCCGAGTCCGTCGACCCGGACTACGACCTGCGCGACGACGACTGA
- a CDS encoding DUF5719 family protein, whose translation MRVVLAAVLLAAGAGAATRAQPAAPAPAAPPAASTVPLAAAVLACPDPVVGGATTSEVTAVSAGALDGGEVRGQLALDRLQGRGRLQGDALPGGGTALLERRRGELLHALVPAGTGPVVARASGLLAPDLAAGQWTRSTSGLEPQGSATGSSRGTGLAACSSATTSTWFVGGSGGTGRTAALYLSDPDPAPAVVDVEVWGPSGPLDAPALHDVALAPGGQRVLRLDAVVPADRYAVHVVPSQGRVAAALRTSEASGLQPLGWDWVPAAEAPAERLVVPAVLPGSGTRTLRVVAPGRRSAVVAVRVVGPDGDVAPDALAAVRVRAGTVTDVDVTSAVSATPSALVVSSDVPVTASVLERQGAAPGASTRPGELAYTAAVPPLRAGEVAVVPWVPTGTGRFAELTLSATTTAARVRLTPLGRPGRPAPAASEVDVPSDRTVRVALPTAVGTYPYAVRVQVLAGSGPVSAGVTLREAGADGPLLAALPLRAVASSVRVPAVQEDPGLARG comes from the coding sequence GTGCGCGTCGTGCTGGCGGCGGTCCTGCTCGCCGCGGGGGCGGGCGCGGCGACCCGCGCGCAGCCGGCAGCCCCCGCGCCGGCGGCTCCGCCCGCTGCCAGCACCGTGCCGCTCGCCGCCGCGGTGCTCGCCTGCCCCGACCCGGTGGTGGGAGGCGCGACGACGTCGGAGGTCACCGCGGTCTCCGCAGGCGCCCTCGACGGGGGCGAGGTGCGCGGGCAGCTCGCGCTGGACCGGCTGCAGGGGCGCGGCCGCCTGCAGGGCGACGCGCTGCCCGGCGGGGGCACGGCGCTGCTCGAGCGCCGCCGCGGCGAGCTGCTCCACGCCCTCGTCCCCGCCGGCACCGGCCCGGTCGTCGCCCGGGCCTCCGGGCTGCTCGCGCCCGACCTCGCGGCGGGGCAGTGGACGCGCTCGACCAGCGGGCTGGAGCCGCAGGGCAGCGCGACCGGGTCCTCGCGCGGCACCGGACTGGCCGCGTGCTCCTCCGCCACGACCTCGACGTGGTTCGTCGGGGGGAGCGGCGGCACCGGCCGGACCGCCGCGCTCTACCTGTCCGACCCGGACCCCGCCCCCGCGGTGGTCGACGTCGAGGTCTGGGGACCCTCCGGCCCGCTCGACGCGCCCGCGCTGCACGACGTGGCGCTGGCCCCGGGCGGGCAGCGGGTCCTCCGGCTCGACGCGGTGGTGCCCGCCGACCGCTACGCCGTGCACGTCGTCCCGAGCCAGGGCCGCGTCGCCGCGGCGCTGCGCACGAGCGAGGCGTCGGGGCTGCAGCCGCTCGGCTGGGACTGGGTCCCCGCCGCCGAGGCACCCGCCGAGCGGCTCGTGGTCCCCGCCGTGCTGCCCGGCTCGGGCACCCGCACGCTGCGCGTCGTCGCACCGGGGAGGCGCTCGGCCGTCGTCGCCGTGCGCGTCGTCGGGCCCGACGGTGACGTGGCGCCCGACGCGCTCGCCGCGGTGCGCGTGCGCGCCGGGACCGTGACCGACGTCGACGTCACCAGCGCGGTCTCGGCGACCCCCTCGGCCCTCGTCGTGAGCTCCGACGTCCCGGTCACCGCCTCCGTGCTCGAGCGCCAGGGCGCCGCCCCCGGCGCGAGCACGCGACCGGGGGAGCTCGCGTACACCGCCGCCGTCCCCCCGCTGCGCGCCGGCGAGGTCGCCGTCGTCCCCTGGGTGCCGACCGGGACCGGCCGCTTCGCCGAGCTCACCCTGTCGGCCACCACGACCGCCGCCCGCGTGCGCCTCACCCCCCTCGGGCGTCCGGGGCGCCCGGCGCCCGCGGCCAGCGAGGTGGACGTGCCCTCCGACCGGACCGTCCGTGTCGCGCTGCCGACCGCGGTCGGCACCTACCCGTACGCCGTGCGCGTCCAGGTGCTCGCCGGCTCCGGCCCGGTCAGCGCCGGGGTGACCCTGCGCGAGGCCGGCGCCGACGGCCCGCTGCTGGCGGCGCTGCCGCTGCGCGCGGTCGCGTCGTCGGTCCGGGTGCCCGCCGTGCAGGAGGACCCGGGGCTGGCCCGCGGCTGA
- a CDS encoding glycosyltransferase family 2 protein — MEGAAGVTAVVVCSDGARWLPRLLRALRAQDRRPDAVVAVDAGSTDATLELLAAARQEGLVTHVVELGRRTGFGAAVAEGVRAAPASGWYWLLHDDCAPAPDALGRLLGTGEADPGVALVGPRLVGGPDGRRLLELGTSTTLGGRRSTGVEPGEVDQGQHEGVRDVLALSTAALLVRASAWERLGGLEPLLPLFRDDLDLGWRARRAGWRALCDARTSAWHAEAARHGLRPHPSPGGAPLVAERRAALLALLLDCGALALPQVLVRAVVGAVGRALGLLLAAAPGSAARELLAVAAVLVRPDRVVRGRWRRRRTARVPSRELRPLLARRTGVVRLVRDAAAAAVAPAERGEERGLAAEVRGTGLLVAVLAVVALWPLRDLLGGALAGGPVGRVPGSLGALRGLLVDGWHPVGLGWAGVSAAAEPLVPLCLAALAAGGSPVLGAGLLVALGVPLAGLTASLALRGVLERRAVRLWAAGAYALLPAATGATAGGRSLSALVVVALPVLLRLAGAAAQPGRRRSWHAAWGAALLLGVLAAAAPQLWTALAPAGVLLALLALAQRTRAGAAAALRVALVLVLPLALELPLLRAALDEPRAALAVADGGTGRSAPWELLLLHPGGPGMAPVLLAAPLVLGALAALLVEGRRAAAVRTAWLLALSGWAAALTAAGAHSAGRGPWTGPALAVAGAGVLLAAATGAEAAVVRLRARAFGWRHPATALVAALALPVPLVVALLWVGALPVAGTSRSPLRAAEPSLPAYVLADLATPDRPRVLVLAGTGTRLRWAVERGGGSPLGGDPSREPAAARRAAAAAVQAVASGQGGGAARGLAALGVRYVVLRAPVDEALRRTLDGVPGLTRSGRQEPDGVWEVASGRTGGLSARLRVTDARGADLAAVPARPVGAVARLAAGGAGRLLVLAEPAGPGWHAALDGRPLAAASDPVARWAQAFALPASGGRLVLRHSAPAVRPEQELRLAGAALLLLLALPLPWPRRRSAS; from the coding sequence GTGGAGGGAGCGGCGGGCGTCACCGCGGTGGTCGTCTGCTCCGACGGCGCGCGCTGGCTGCCCCGGCTGCTCCGCGCCCTGCGGGCGCAGGACCGGCGCCCGGACGCGGTCGTGGCGGTGGACGCCGGCAGCACTGACGCGACGCTCGAGCTGCTCGCCGCCGCGCGGCAGGAGGGGCTCGTCACCCACGTCGTCGAGCTCGGGCGCCGCACCGGCTTCGGCGCCGCCGTCGCGGAGGGCGTGCGCGCGGCGCCCGCGTCGGGCTGGTACTGGCTCCTCCACGACGACTGCGCCCCGGCCCCCGACGCGCTCGGGCGGCTGCTCGGCACCGGGGAGGCCGACCCGGGCGTCGCCCTCGTCGGCCCCCGCCTCGTGGGCGGCCCCGACGGGCGCCGGCTGCTCGAGCTCGGCACCTCGACCACCCTCGGCGGGCGGCGCAGCACCGGCGTCGAGCCGGGGGAGGTCGACCAGGGCCAGCACGAGGGCGTGCGCGACGTGCTGGCGCTGAGCACCGCCGCCCTGCTCGTCCGGGCCTCCGCGTGGGAGCGGCTCGGCGGGCTGGAGCCGCTGCTGCCGCTGTTCCGCGACGACCTCGACCTCGGCTGGCGCGCCCGCCGGGCCGGCTGGCGCGCGCTCTGCGACGCCCGCACCTCCGCCTGGCACGCCGAGGCCGCCCGGCACGGCCTGCGCCCCCACCCCTCCCCGGGCGGTGCGCCGCTCGTCGCCGAGCGGCGCGCCGCCCTGCTCGCGCTGCTGCTCGACTGCGGCGCGCTGGCGCTGCCCCAGGTGCTGGTCCGCGCCGTGGTGGGGGCCGTCGGCCGCGCGCTCGGCCTGCTGCTCGCCGCGGCACCGGGCTCCGCCGCCCGCGAGCTGCTCGCCGTCGCCGCCGTCCTCGTCCGCCCCGACCGGGTCGTGCGCGGGCGCTGGCGGCGGCGCCGGACGGCGCGCGTCCCCTCCCGCGAGCTGCGCCCGTTGCTCGCCCGCCGCACGGGCGTCGTGCGCCTCGTCCGCGACGCCGCCGCGGCCGCCGTCGCGCCGGCCGAGCGCGGCGAGGAGCGCGGGCTGGCCGCCGAGGTGCGCGGCACGGGGCTGCTCGTCGCCGTCCTCGCGGTGGTCGCCCTCTGGCCGCTGCGCGACCTGCTCGGCGGGGCGCTGGCCGGGGGGCCCGTGGGGCGCGTGCCCGGCAGCCTCGGCGCGCTGCGCGGCCTGCTCGTCGACGGCTGGCACCCGGTCGGCCTCGGCTGGGCCGGGGTGTCCGCCGCCGCCGAGCCGCTCGTCCCGCTCTGCCTGGCCGCCCTCGCCGCCGGGGGCTCGCCCGTGCTGGGCGCCGGGCTGCTCGTCGCGCTGGGCGTGCCGCTCGCCGGGCTGACCGCGTCGCTCGCGCTGCGCGGGGTGCTCGAGCGCCGCGCGGTGCGGCTCTGGGCGGCGGGGGCCTACGCCCTGCTGCCCGCGGCGACCGGCGCGACCGCCGGCGGGAGGTCGCTGAGCGCCCTCGTCGTCGTCGCCCTCCCCGTCCTGCTGCGGCTGGCCGGCGCAGCCGCGCAGCCGGGCCGGCGCCGCAGCTGGCACGCTGCCTGGGGAGCCGCCCTGCTGCTCGGCGTGCTCGCCGCGGCCGCGCCGCAGCTCTGGACGGCCCTCGCGCCCGCGGGGGTGCTCCTCGCCCTCCTCGCGCTCGCGCAGCGGACCCGCGCGGGTGCTGCCGCCGCCCTGCGCGTCGCGCTCGTCCTCGTCCTCCCGCTGGCCCTGGAGCTGCCCCTGCTGCGCGCGGCGCTCGACGAGCCGCGCGCGGCGCTCGCCGTCGCCGACGGGGGTACGGGCCGGTCGGCCCCCTGGGAGCTGCTCCTGCTCCACCCCGGAGGGCCGGGCATGGCGCCGGTCCTCCTCGCCGCGCCGCTGGTCCTGGGCGCGCTCGCCGCCCTGCTCGTCGAGGGGCGGCGCGCCGCCGCCGTGCGCACGGCCTGGCTGCTCGCCCTGTCCGGCTGGGCCGCCGCGCTCACCGCCGCCGGAGCGCACTCCGCGGGGCGCGGGCCGTGGACCGGCCCGGCGCTGGCGGTGGCCGGGGCGGGCGTGCTGCTCGCGGCGGCCACCGGCGCCGAGGCGGCGGTCGTCCGGCTGCGGGCGCGCGCCTTCGGCTGGCGCCACCCCGCGACCGCGCTGGTCGCGGCGCTCGCCCTGCCCGTCCCGCTGGTCGTCGCGCTGCTCTGGGTCGGGGCGCTGCCCGTCGCCGGCACGAGCCGCTCGCCCCTGCGGGCCGCGGAGCCGTCGCTGCCGGCGTACGTCCTGGCGGACCTCGCGACCCCCGACCGCCCGCGCGTGCTCGTGCTCGCGGGCACGGGGACGCGGCTGCGCTGGGCGGTGGAGCGCGGCGGCGGCAGCCCGCTCGGCGGGGACCCCTCGCGGGAGCCCGCTGCGGCCCGGCGGGCTGCGGCCGCAGCGGTCCAGGCGGTCGCGTCCGGGCAGGGCGGCGGCGCCGCGCGCGGCCTCGCGGCGCTCGGCGTGCGCTACGTCGTGCTGCGCGCGCCGGTCGACGAGGCGCTGCGCCGGACCCTCGACGGGGTGCCGGGCCTCACGCGCTCAGGGCGCCAGGAGCCGGACGGGGTGTGGGAGGTCGCGTCGGGCCGCACGGGCGGGCTGTCCGCGCGGCTGCGCGTGACCGACGCCCGCGGCGCGGACCTCGCCGCCGTCCCGGCCCGTCCCGTCGGGGCCGTGGCCCGTCTCGCCGCCGGCGGCGCCGGGCGGCTGCTCGTGCTCGCGGAGCCGGCCGGCCCCGGCTGGCACGCCGCGCTGGACGGGCGCCCGCTCGCCGCGGCCAGCGACCCGGTCGCCCGCTGGGCCCAGGCCTTCGCCCTCCCCGCGTCCGGCGGGCGCCTCGTCCTGCGGCACTCCGCGCCGGCCGTGCGCCCCGAGCAGGAGCTGCGACTGGCCGGGGCGGCCCTGCTCCTCCTCCTCGCCCTGCCGCTGCCGTGGCCGCGCCGCCGGAGCGCGTCGTGA
- a CDS encoding WhiB family transcriptional regulator — MLEVRMHGDDGVTAAAGVAPVALIGGGALAPATLEDVLDVVEGDGGDEAGWQERALCAQTDPEAFFPEKGGSTREAKRVCLGCDVRAECLEYALANDERFGIWGGLSERERRKLRKRAV, encoded by the coding sequence ATGCTGGAGGTGCGCATGCACGGCGACGACGGCGTCACCGCTGCGGCCGGGGTCGCCCCGGTGGCCCTCATCGGGGGCGGGGCGCTCGCGCCGGCCACCCTCGAGGACGTCCTCGACGTGGTCGAGGGCGACGGCGGCGACGAGGCGGGGTGGCAGGAGCGCGCGCTGTGCGCCCAGACCGACCCCGAGGCCTTCTTCCCGGAGAAGGGCGGCAGCACCCGCGAGGCCAAGCGCGTGTGCCTCGGCTGCGACGTGCGCGCCGAGTGCCTGGAGTACGCCCTGGCCAACGACGAGCGCTTCGGCATCTGGGGCGGGCTGTCCGAGCGCGAGCGGCGCAAGCTGCGCAAGCGCGCGGTCTGA
- a CDS encoding GGDEF domain-containing protein, producing MAQVPVHTGSLDAAALEHAGALVVVLDDTGRVLRMNATARAAQGWTEGDVLGRYAWEVYASEDDRAEAERSIRAALEAASGGMRESAFLTVEGDRQRVSWIDSVLRSPEGEPRFLVCVGIDVTEQRQREAQLRQLAETDALTGLLNRVSFDAALSDALDAGTGLGAGLLFCDLDGFKAINDTHGHAAGDALLAEVARRLRTLVRASDVVARLGGDEFVVLCLGAGRPEVKALATRVEAAVRRPFAVSGLLLRVGVSVGATVGTPGETPEEVLGTADKQMYAVKAARRARGESGVRHGSLSA from the coding sequence GTGGCGCAGGTCCCGGTCCACACCGGCTCCCTCGACGCCGCCGCGCTCGAGCACGCCGGGGCGCTCGTCGTCGTGCTCGACGACACCGGCCGGGTCCTCCGCATGAACGCCACCGCGCGCGCCGCGCAGGGCTGGACCGAGGGCGACGTGCTCGGGCGCTACGCCTGGGAGGTCTACGCCAGCGAGGACGACCGCGCCGAGGCCGAGCGCAGCATCCGCGCCGCGCTCGAGGCCGCCAGCGGCGGCATGCGCGAGTCCGCGTTCCTCACGGTCGAGGGCGACCGCCAGCGCGTCTCCTGGATCGACAGCGTGCTGCGCTCCCCTGAGGGCGAGCCGCGGTTCCTCGTCTGCGTCGGCATCGACGTCACCGAGCAGCGCCAGCGCGAGGCGCAGCTGCGCCAGCTCGCCGAGACCGACGCCCTCACCGGCCTGCTCAACCGCGTCTCCTTCGACGCCGCCCTGAGCGACGCGCTCGACGCGGGGACCGGTCTGGGCGCCGGCCTGCTCTTCTGCGACCTCGACGGCTTCAAGGCCATCAACGACACCCACGGCCACGCGGCCGGCGACGCGCTGCTGGCCGAGGTCGCCCGCCGCCTGCGCACGCTCGTGCGCGCCTCCGACGTCGTGGCCCGGCTCGGCGGCGACGAGTTCGTCGTGCTCTGCCTGGGCGCCGGCCGTCCCGAGGTCAAGGCGCTCGCGACCCGCGTCGAGGCCGCCGTCCGCCGCCCGTTCGCCGTGTCCGGCCTGCTCCTGAGGGTCGGCGTCAGCGTCGGTGCGACGGTCGGCACGCCCGGCGAGACGCCCGAGGAGGTGCTCGGCACCGCCGACAAGCAGATGTACGCCGTCAAGGCCGCCCGCCGCGCGCGCGGCGAGTCGGGCGTCCGCCACGGGTCGCTCTCCGCCTGA
- the cofD gene encoding 2-phospho-L-lactate transferase, with amino-acid sequence MHLVVPAGGTGGARFVRGLLSALEALPGPHRVTVVANTGDDVTMWGLRVCPDLDTLTYTLGGAVSEEQGWGRQGETYVVRDELAAYGVLPTWFALGDHDLGTHLTRTSMLAGGATLSEATALVAGRWGLPARGVELLPMTDEPVETHVRVRDADGERLVHFQEYWVGLRAAPEVVEVVAVGAEASRPAPGVLEAVASADAVLLPPSNPVVSIGTVLQVPGVRAALEATAAPVVGISPLVGGAVVRGMADKLLPSLGVAVDAGSVARHYGPALLDGWLVDTVDADLVPGVVEAGIPCRAVPLLMTDVPATAAIAREALELAGVL; translated from the coding sequence ATGCACCTCGTCGTCCCGGCCGGCGGGACGGGCGGCGCCCGCTTCGTGCGCGGCCTGCTCTCCGCCCTCGAGGCCCTCCCCGGCCCCCACCGCGTCACCGTCGTCGCCAACACCGGCGACGACGTCACCATGTGGGGGCTGCGCGTGTGCCCCGACCTCGACACGCTGACCTACACCCTCGGCGGGGCCGTCTCCGAGGAGCAGGGGTGGGGCCGGCAGGGCGAGACCTACGTCGTGCGCGACGAGCTCGCGGCGTACGGCGTGCTGCCGACCTGGTTCGCGCTGGGCGACCACGACCTCGGGACGCACCTCACCCGGACGAGCATGCTGGCCGGCGGCGCCACGCTCAGCGAGGCGACCGCGCTGGTCGCCGGCCGCTGGGGCCTCCCCGCGCGCGGCGTCGAGCTGCTGCCCATGACCGACGAGCCGGTCGAGACCCACGTGCGGGTGCGCGACGCCGACGGCGAGCGCCTCGTGCACTTCCAGGAGTACTGGGTCGGCCTGCGCGCGGCTCCCGAGGTCGTCGAGGTCGTGGCCGTGGGTGCCGAGGCGTCCCGGCCGGCGCCCGGGGTCCTCGAGGCCGTCGCCTCCGCCGACGCCGTCCTCCTGCCGCCGAGCAACCCGGTCGTCTCGATCGGCACCGTGCTGCAGGTCCCCGGGGTCCGCGCGGCGCTGGAGGCCACGGCCGCTCCCGTGGTCGGCATCAGCCCGCTCGTCGGCGGCGCCGTGGTGCGGGGCATGGCCGACAAGCTGCTGCCCTCGCTCGGGGTCGCGGTCGACGCCGGGTCGGTGGCCAGGCACTACGGCCCCGCGCTCCTCGACGGCTGGCTCGTCGACACGGTCGACGCCGACCTCGTGCCCGGGGTCGTGGAGGCGGGGATCCCCTGCCGCGCCGTCCCCCTCCTCATGACCGACGTCCCGGCGACGGCCGCGATCGCCCGTGAGGCGCTCGAGCTGGCCGGGGTGCTGTGA